TCGGGCTGGTGGACGGCAATGTCGGCCTCGGAACAAAACGTCATTGTGCGCGCAGATGCACCGGACAATGCTGTTCAGGATGGCACGGTTTGGGTGGTCTCGGGCAATGTGTTCGACAGCGGCGCGGGCGATGTCACCGCGTTCGGTATCACCTCGCGCGAACCTGAAGCCTTTGGACCGGGCGAAGTGGCAACCCATGCGCAAGGCTATCAGATCACTGTCGAGGCCAATGGGGACTATAAGATCACCTATACCGAAGAGCCGTCGGGCAGTCGCGGTCAGCGCCTGTTCGTGCGCGCCGAAAGCCCACCCAGTTTCACTCTGGACAACTACCGCGAGGTGTTGTTCGCCGAGGGGATGGGCAAAGCGCTTCTGAACACACTGACTGTCACGATCCCCGCAACGATCATCCCGATCCTTGTGGCGGCCTTCGCGGCCTATGCGCTTGCGTGGATGGAAATGCCAGGCCGCGCGCTGTTGATCGCGGGCATCGTCGGCTTGCTGGTCGTGCCCTTACAGGTTGCATTCATTCCGCTTTTGAAGCTGCACAACAATATCGGCATCGGAAAAGGCTATATCGGCATCTGGCTGGCTCATACCGGGTTCGGCCTGCCGCTGGCGGTGTTCCTGCTTCGAAACTACATGGCAGGTCTGCCGGGCGAGATCATTGAAAGCGCGCGCGTCGATGGCGCGTCGGATTTCGCAATCTTCCGAAAGATCATCCTGCCTCTTAGCTTCCCGGCGCTGGCATCCTTCGCGATTTTCCAATTTCTGTGGGTCTGGAATGACCTGCTGGTGGCAAAAGTGTTTCTTGGCACTGGGGAAGATCAGGTAGTGATGACGGGACGCATCGTCGATCTTCTAGGGTCGCGTGGCGGGGACTGGGAAATCCTTGCAGCCTCGGCCTTCGTGTCGATCGCGGTCCCGATTGCCGTCTTCTTTTCACTACAACGCTATCTTGTACGCGGCCTGTTGGCCGGCTCGGTCAAAGGGGGCTGAGATATGAATGCAACTGTCGTAAATCGCGAAATGACCCATCTTGAAAAGCAGGCTGACTGGTGGCGCGGGGCGGTGATCTATCAGATCTACCCGCGCAGCTTTCAGGACGACAACGGCGATGGAATAGGGGATTTGCGTGGCATCACGCGCCGCTTGCCCTATATTGCAAGCCTCGGGGTCGAT
This DNA window, taken from Aliiroseovarius sp. F47248L, encodes the following:
- a CDS encoding carbohydrate ABC transporter permease gives rise to the protein MMEMAGTKSRLTWAVNLAVGFLVLLWIIPTFGLLISSFRDRDAISTSGWWTAMSASEQNVIVRADAPDNAVQDGTVWVVSGNVFDSGAGDVTAFGITSREPEAFGPGEVATHAQGYQITVEANGDYKITYTEEPSGSRGQRLFVRAESPPSFTLDNYREVLFAEGMGKALLNTLTVTIPATIIPILVAAFAAYALAWMEMPGRALLIAGIVGLLVVPLQVAFIPLLKLHNNIGIGKGYIGIWLAHTGFGLPLAVFLLRNYMAGLPGEIIESARVDGASDFAIFRKIILPLSFPALASFAIFQFLWVWNDLLVAKVFLGTGEDQVVMTGRIVDLLGSRGGDWEILAASAFVSIAVPIAVFFSLQRYLVRGLLAGSVKGG